One Bufo gargarizans isolate SCDJY-AF-19 chromosome 3, ASM1485885v1, whole genome shotgun sequence DNA segment encodes these proteins:
- the LOC122931498 gene encoding uncharacterized protein LOC122931498, producing MAIINVEKLIILVQERPLLWDTRSELYHDRVRKDPAWEELTKELHPEEWEKASKVLRKNMVKIAKTRWNSTRDQFRRELSETSRSGDGGAKKRPYIYTKQLRFLRDIMELPPTVDNLEEQTGSIDSDETQIETQKSPDVATTNPPEMSQQIQTSSGPEETPAEIHPAPRRRSRNPPVQAPTDNRAVIDSRVLDYLNRNQSESPEELMLRSLGPFLSRVPEVRRPVFMSTMNTILDIFSWPQDPAELVHIIEQYKWRVIGTPWVPVSTPGPRPSLSRCPVTSPPLYSHDWPAALILARYTDVNMKRDGPPPQGLQANLLGNYLSWMGNLSFLEYS from the exons ATGGCCATCATCAATGTGGAGAAGCTCATCATTCTTGTCCAAGAACGGCCCCTATTATGGGACACCAGGTCAGAGCTATACCATGACCGTGTCAGAAAAGATCCGGCATGGGAGGAGCTCACAAAGGAGCTGCATCCTGAGGAGTGGGAGAAAGCAAGCAAGGTCCTGCGAAAGAACATGG taaaaatagcAAAGACAAGGTGGAACAGCACCCGTGATCAATTTAGAAGGGAGCTGTCGGAAACTTCACGTAGCGGTGACGGGGGTGCAAAGAAACGTCCCTACATTTACACCAAGCAGCTGCGGTTCTTAAGAGATATCATGGAGTTGCCACC cACTGTTGATAATCTGGAGGAGCAGACTGGGTCGATAGATTCGGATGAGACCCAAATAGAGACACAGAAATCACCAGATGTCGCCACAACAAACCCACCAGAGATGTCACAGCAAATTCAGACATCAAGTGGTCCAGAGGAAACACCAGCAGAGATCCATCCAGCACCAAGACGTCGGAGTCGGAATCCTCCTGTGCAAGCACCAACAGATAATCGTGCTGTCATAGATAGTCGAGTTCTAGACTATCTAAACAGAAATCAATCAGAGAGCCCTGAGGAATTAATGCTCCGCTCTCTGGGTCCATTCCTCTCTCGTGTGCCAGAAGTGCGTCGGCCCGTGTTCATGTCTACCATGAACACGATCCTTGATATCTTCTCATGGCCCCAAGACCCCGCAGAATTGGTACATATAATAGAGCAATACAAATGGAGAGTAATTGGAACACCATGGGTTCCAGTAAGCACCCCTGGGCCTCGTCCATCTCTGTCCAGATGCCCTGTTACTTCCCCACCACTGTACAGCCATGATTGGCCAGCAGCTCTTATACTGGCCAGATACACCGACGTGAACATGAAGAGGGACGGGCCACCTCCACAAGGCCTACAGGCCAATTTACTAGGGAATTATTTGagtt ggatggGAAACCTCTCATTTTTGGAGTACAGTTAG